One region of Intestinimonas massiliensis (ex Afouda et al. 2020) genomic DNA includes:
- a CDS encoding helix-turn-helix domain-containing protein: MTEQILAVQRMQEYIETHMDEAITTADLARVSRFSPWHSYRLFHQHTGLTPADYIRRLRLSQSALRLKRENCRVIDVAYDLGFGSVDGYQRAFLREFGCNPGAYARQPVPIPLFIPYGVKFRALRKESIDMEPIRSVFLQIIHKPERKVIIKRGVQAEDYFPYCEEVGCDVWGLLASMDSLCGEPVCLWLPDAYKTPGTSTYVQGVEAAADYEGPVPEGFDVIRLPAADYLMFQGEPFREEDYCQAISAVRQAMDRYDPTVIGRVWDPSSPRIQLEPRGERGYIELRAVKAKQDR; encoded by the coding sequence ATGACGGAACAGATCCTGGCCGTACAGCGGATGCAGGAGTACATCGAGACCCATATGGACGAGGCCATCACCACAGCCGACCTGGCGCGGGTGTCCCGCTTCTCTCCGTGGCACTCCTACCGCCTGTTCCACCAGCATACCGGCCTTACGCCCGCCGACTACATCCGGCGCCTGCGGCTTTCCCAGTCGGCGCTGCGCCTGAAACGGGAGAACTGCCGGGTGATCGACGTGGCCTACGACCTGGGCTTCGGCAGCGTGGACGGCTATCAGCGGGCCTTCCTGCGGGAGTTCGGCTGCAACCCCGGCGCTTACGCCAGGCAGCCCGTTCCCATTCCTCTCTTCATCCCCTACGGCGTCAAATTTCGGGCATTGCGAAAGGAGTCAATCGACATGGAACCGATACGAAGCGTTTTTCTTCAAATCATCCACAAGCCGGAGCGCAAGGTGATCATCAAGCGCGGCGTCCAGGCGGAGGACTATTTCCCCTACTGCGAGGAGGTGGGGTGCGACGTATGGGGGCTGCTGGCCAGCATGGATTCCCTGTGCGGCGAGCCGGTCTGTCTGTGGCTGCCGGATGCCTACAAAACCCCCGGCACCTCCACCTACGTGCAGGGCGTGGAGGCGGCCGCCGACTATGAAGGGCCGGTGCCGGAGGGCTTTGACGTCATACGCCTGCCCGCCGCGGACTATCTGATGTTCCAGGGCGAACCCTTCCGGGAGGAGGACTACTGCCAGGCCATCTCCGCCGTCCGGCAGGCCATGGACCGCTATGATCCTACGGTCATTGGCCGGGTGTGGGACCCGTCCAGCCCCCGCATCCAGCTTGAGCCCCGGGGAGAGCGCGGATACATCGAGCTGCGGGCCGTGAAGGCCAAACAGGACCGGTAA
- a CDS encoding GH25 family lysozyme, translating into MTHDRTHFRRIPALLLLFALLLPAAVPALAAGPEGPGALSQAGADFLKARESFSETPYTDGTNWYVGYGTQCQAGAYAEGITEEEADRLLREAAAVCAAAVADFLEEHGRTVGQSQFDALVSFTYSLGTGWLSGSSDLAELLAGPGDTYDTLETVNAFGVWCHAGGQVVKGLARRRMEEAALFLWGDYSGQAAGNFTYLVFDPGEGEMASDVMFYQAGQPYGAFPDARREGYALEGWRRPEGGALLAGMPAGESGTVEALWRKLGPAESPYPDLDAGAWYYDYVCALSGQGIVSGYPDGTFDPSGSVTLGEALKLVLLAAGYEEQAPAGGHWSSGYAALARTEGLLTAGELAELDGTVSRLTVARLTAGALGLAPASGPSPFADADDASVTALYEWGILEGSEENGRRLYKPADGIRRAELSALIWRVNCLRAGETGKAQITYGAYTVDVLEGVPVNGYDPAAFRRKGSVMEYAAGETRLGVDVSSYQGDIDWARVKADGVDFAILRVGGRGYTEGGLYADTKFEQNLQGALDAGLEVGVYFFSQAITVKEAEEEARFVLDKIRGYALTGPVVFDWEALGKSEARTYGLDTDTLCRCALAFCELVEEAGYTPMIYLTSYAGYVKYDLSRVMDYPFWFAEYDKAAPTFYYHFQMWQYTSKGSVDGIQGNVDMNLWFGA; encoded by the coding sequence ATGACACACGACCGCACGCACTTCCGGCGCATCCCCGCCCTGCTTCTCCTGTTCGCCCTGCTCCTCCCCGCGGCCGTCCCCGCCCTGGCTGCCGGGCCCGAGGGACCCGGCGCCCTCAGCCAGGCGGGAGCGGACTTTCTCAAGGCCCGGGAGAGCTTTTCCGAGACCCCCTACACCGACGGGACCAACTGGTACGTGGGCTACGGCACCCAGTGTCAGGCCGGGGCCTATGCCGAAGGCATCACTGAAGAGGAGGCCGACCGGCTGCTGCGGGAGGCGGCCGCCGTCTGCGCGGCGGCGGTGGCGGACTTTCTGGAGGAGCACGGCCGGACGGTGGGCCAGAGCCAGTTCGACGCCCTGGTCAGCTTCACCTACAGCCTGGGCACCGGCTGGCTGTCCGGCAGCTCCGATCTGGCGGAGTTGCTGGCGGGGCCGGGGGATACATACGACACGCTGGAGACCGTCAATGCCTTCGGCGTCTGGTGCCACGCCGGGGGACAGGTGGTAAAAGGCCTGGCCCGGCGGCGCATGGAGGAGGCCGCCCTGTTCCTCTGGGGGGACTACAGCGGACAGGCGGCCGGGAACTTCACCTATCTGGTCTTTGACCCAGGCGAGGGAGAGATGGCCAGCGACGTGATGTTTTACCAGGCTGGCCAGCCCTACGGTGCCTTCCCCGACGCCCGGCGGGAGGGCTATGCCCTGGAGGGCTGGCGCAGGCCGGAGGGGGGCGCTCTGCTGGCCGGCATGCCCGCGGGGGAGAGCGGGACGGTGGAGGCCCTGTGGCGGAAGCTCGGCCCGGCCGAGAGCCCCTACCCCGACCTGGATGCCGGGGCATGGTATTACGACTATGTGTGTGCCCTCAGCGGGCAGGGCATCGTCTCCGGCTATCCGGACGGCACCTTTGACCCATCCGGCTCGGTGACCCTGGGGGAGGCCCTCAAGCTGGTGCTGCTGGCGGCGGGATATGAGGAGCAGGCTCCCGCCGGGGGGCACTGGAGCAGCGGCTATGCCGCCCTGGCCCGGACCGAGGGACTGCTCACCGCCGGGGAGCTGGCCGAGCTGGACGGGACAGTCAGCCGCCTGACGGTGGCTCGGCTGACCGCCGGGGCCCTGGGGCTGGCCCCCGCTTCGGGCCCGTCCCCCTTTGCCGACGCTGACGACGCTTCGGTGACGGCCCTGTACGAATGGGGGATTCTGGAGGGCAGCGAGGAGAACGGCCGGCGCCTTTACAAGCCTGCCGACGGCATCCGCCGGGCGGAGCTCAGCGCGCTGATCTGGCGGGTGAACTGCCTGCGGGCCGGGGAGACCGGCAAGGCCCAGATCACCTACGGCGCCTATACGGTGGACGTGCTGGAGGGCGTGCCTGTCAACGGCTATGACCCGGCGGCCTTCCGCCGGAAGGGCAGCGTGATGGAGTATGCCGCCGGGGAGACCCGCCTGGGAGTGGACGTGTCCTCCTACCAGGGCGACATCGACTGGGCCAGGGTCAAGGCCGACGGCGTGGATTTTGCCATCCTCCGGGTGGGCGGGCGCGGCTATACCGAGGGCGGTCTCTACGCCGATACGAAGTTCGAACAGAACCTCCAGGGGGCCCTGGACGCCGGCCTGGAGGTGGGGGTGTACTTCTTCTCCCAGGCCATTACGGTGAAGGAGGCCGAGGAGGAGGCCCGGTTCGTGCTGGACAAGATCCGGGGCTATGCGCTGACCGGCCCCGTGGTTTTTGATTGGGAGGCGCTGGGGAAGAGCGAGGCCCGGACCTACGGTCTGGACACCGATACCCTGTGCCGGTGCGCCCTGGCCTTCTGTGAGCTGGTGGAGGAGGCGGGCTACACCCCCATGATCTACCTCACCTCCTACGCGGGCTATGTCAAGTACGACCTGAGCCGCGTAATGGATTATCCTTTCTGGTTTGCCGAGTATGACAAGGCGGCGCCCACCTTTTACTACCACTTCCAGATGTGGCAGTATACCTCCAAGGGAAGCGTGGACGGCATCCAGGGGAATGTGGATATGAATCTCTGGTTCGGCGCGTAG
- a CDS encoding [Fe-Fe] hydrogenase large subunit C-terminal domain-containing protein: MSTLEELYRTLLKSAVTGNGVPDPEGADPGELDCLLHPEAHPPVWRTGRCTCGEGEAPCAAACLFDAIVRDEKGELTVDPDRCAGCAACIAACRSGRLTASRDVLPALDALKHATGPAYALIAPAFLGQFSAEVTPGRLRSAFKALGFSGMVEVALFADVLTLKEALEFDRNVCTEADFQLTSCCCPLWIAMIRKVYHQLMPHVPGAVSPMIAAGRTVKHLHPDALTVFVGPCLAKKAEAREPDLRGAVDYVLTFQEMQDIFDAAGMDPAAMEEAERDHSSRAGRIYARTGGVSEAVRATVERLRPDRSIQVRTRQADGVPACRAMMEELRKGERSANFFEGMGCVGGCVGGPRAVLDRETGRKNVDRYGQAAEYPTPLDNPYVPELLRRLGFETVDAFLEESDLFLRRF, encoded by the coding sequence ATGTCCACCTTGGAAGAGCTGTACCGCACCCTGCTGAAATCCGCCGTCACCGGCAATGGTGTGCCCGACCCGGAGGGAGCGGACCCCGGGGAGCTGGACTGCCTGCTCCACCCCGAGGCGCACCCGCCGGTGTGGCGGACCGGCCGGTGTACCTGTGGGGAGGGGGAGGCCCCCTGCGCCGCCGCCTGCCTGTTCGACGCCATCGTCCGGGATGAGAAGGGGGAGCTGACCGTGGACCCGGACCGCTGCGCCGGATGCGCGGCCTGCATCGCGGCCTGCCGCTCGGGCCGCCTCACCGCCAGCCGGGACGTGCTCCCCGCCCTGGACGCCCTCAAGCACGCCACGGGACCGGCCTACGCCCTCATCGCCCCGGCCTTCCTGGGCCAGTTTTCCGCCGAGGTGACACCGGGCAGGCTCCGCTCCGCTTTCAAGGCCTTGGGCTTCTCCGGTATGGTGGAGGTGGCGCTGTTTGCCGATGTGCTCACCCTGAAGGAGGCGCTGGAGTTCGACCGCAACGTCTGCACAGAGGCGGATTTTCAGCTCACGAGCTGCTGCTGTCCCCTGTGGATCGCCATGATCCGGAAGGTGTACCATCAGCTCATGCCCCATGTCCCCGGGGCAGTCTCCCCTATGATCGCCGCCGGACGCACGGTGAAACACCTCCACCCCGACGCGCTGACGGTCTTTGTGGGGCCCTGCCTGGCCAAGAAGGCGGAGGCCCGGGAGCCGGACCTGCGGGGGGCGGTGGACTATGTGCTGACCTTTCAGGAGATGCAGGACATTTTTGACGCAGCGGGTATGGATCCCGCCGCGATGGAGGAGGCCGAGCGGGACCACTCCTCCCGAGCGGGGCGGATCTACGCCCGGACGGGGGGCGTCAGCGAGGCGGTGCGGGCCACCGTGGAGCGGCTCCGCCCGGATCGGAGCATCCAGGTGCGTACCCGGCAGGCCGACGGCGTGCCCGCCTGCCGGGCCATGATGGAGGAGCTCCGGAAGGGGGAGCGCAGCGCCAACTTCTTCGAGGGTATGGGCTGCGTGGGCGGCTGCGTCGGGGGACCCAGGGCCGTCCTGGACCGGGAGACGGGCCGAAAAAACGTGGACCGCTACGGGCAGGCGGCGGAATACCCCACCCCGCTGGACAACCCCTATGTGCCGGAGCTGCTCCGCCGCCTGGGATTCGAGACGGTGGACGCCTTTTTGGAGGAGAGCGACCTGTTTCTCCGCCGGTTCTGA
- a CDS encoding peptidoglycan recognition protein family protein produces the protein MKLTQHFLTQNDCYQAGRTIVPRGIMVHSTGVAQPDVEVFLKSWDRPGVNACVHAFVHTGGVVQTLPWDRRGWHAGTPRAGGTSANNTHISFEILEPAGHTYRGGTMVGYDAERNAGYFAAVYRNAVELCAMLCRRYGLDPMEDILDHSEGYARGIASNHGDVAHWFPRHGKRMDDLRGDVRAALRGEGEESMTQEQFDTMFARAMAEYTARAEKESASGWARDAWERAEARGVFDGTKPRTALTREQAALALERLGLLE, from the coding sequence TTGAAACTGACACAGCATTTTCTGACCCAAAACGACTGCTATCAGGCAGGGCGGACCATCGTACCCAGGGGGATCATGGTCCACTCCACCGGGGTGGCCCAGCCCGACGTGGAGGTCTTTCTCAAAAGCTGGGACCGGCCGGGCGTGAACGCCTGCGTCCACGCCTTCGTCCATACCGGCGGTGTGGTGCAGACTCTGCCCTGGGACCGGCGGGGCTGGCACGCGGGCACGCCCCGGGCCGGGGGGACCTCGGCCAACAACACCCACATCAGCTTTGAGATCCTGGAGCCTGCGGGGCATACCTACCGGGGCGGTACCATGGTGGGCTACGACGCGGAGCGGAACGCCGGCTATTTCGCCGCCGTCTATCGCAATGCGGTGGAGCTGTGCGCCATGCTGTGCAGGCGGTACGGCCTGGACCCCATGGAGGACATCCTGGACCATTCCGAGGGGTATGCCAGGGGGATCGCCAGCAACCACGGCGACGTGGCCCACTGGTTTCCCAGACATGGCAAGCGTATGGACGATTTGCGCGGCGACGTGCGGGCGGCGCTGCGGGGAGAGGGGGAGGAATCCATGACACAGGAGCAATTTGATACCATGTTTGCCAGGGCCATGGCGGAGTATACCGCCCGGGCGGAGAAGGAGTCCGCCAGCGGCTGGGCCAGGGACGCGTGGGAGCGGGCGGAGGCCCGGGGCGTGTTCGACGGTACCAAGCCCCGCACCGCCCTGACCCGGGAGCAGGCCGCCCTGGCGCTGGAGCGGCTGGGGCTGCTGGAGTGA
- a CDS encoding peptide chain release factor 3: protein MSKYESEISRRRTFAIISHPDAGKTTLTEKFLLYGGAIAQAGVVKGKKNARAATSDWMEIEKQRGISVTSSVMQFQYEGYCINILDTPGHQDFSEDTYRTLMAADSAVMVIDAAKGVEAQTRKLFKVCVMRDIPIFTFINKMDREARDPFELCEEIEKELGIDTYAVNWPIGCGKEFQGVYDRNKREIIHFTSNGGARQATAVEVGLDDPGLDGLIGAKFRSQLSDDVELLDGASCEFDMDRVRHGKLSPVFFGSALTNFGVEPFLEDFLRMTTPPLPRTAGEQLVDSTDDDFSAFVFKIQANMNKAHRDRIAFMRLVSGRFDADKEVYHVQGGKKLKLSRPQQLMAAEREIIEEAYAGDIIGVFDPGIFSIGDTLCAPGRKFRFDPIPTFAPEHFRRVRPLDTMKRKQFLKGMEQIAQEGAIQIFKTPYTGMEEVIVGVVGTLQFDVLEYRLKNEYGVDLYMEGLPYEYLRWIDHDGDEPLKEEDLILGTDVKLVEDYKGRQLLLFASQWSINWVADKNKALTLTEFGGTRE, encoded by the coding sequence TTGTCCAAATATGAATCCGAAATCTCCCGGCGCAGGACCTTTGCCATCATCTCCCACCCCGACGCTGGTAAGACCACTCTGACCGAAAAATTCCTGCTCTACGGCGGGGCCATCGCCCAGGCCGGCGTGGTCAAGGGCAAGAAGAACGCCCGCGCCGCCACCTCCGACTGGATGGAGATCGAAAAGCAGCGCGGCATCTCGGTCACCTCCTCGGTGATGCAGTTCCAGTACGAGGGATACTGCATCAACATCCTGGACACCCCCGGCCACCAGGACTTCTCCGAGGACACTTACCGCACCCTCATGGCCGCCGACTCCGCCGTCATGGTCATCGACGCGGCCAAGGGCGTGGAGGCCCAGACCCGGAAGCTCTTCAAGGTCTGCGTCATGCGGGACATCCCCATCTTCACCTTCATCAACAAGATGGACCGGGAGGCCCGGGACCCCTTCGAGCTGTGCGAGGAGATCGAAAAGGAGCTGGGCATCGACACCTACGCTGTCAACTGGCCCATCGGCTGCGGCAAGGAGTTCCAGGGCGTCTACGACCGGAACAAGCGGGAGATCATCCACTTTACCTCCAACGGCGGGGCCCGGCAGGCCACGGCGGTGGAGGTGGGCTTGGACGACCCGGGGCTGGACGGTCTCATCGGCGCCAAGTTCCGCAGCCAGCTCTCCGACGATGTTGAGCTCTTAGACGGCGCCTCCTGTGAGTTTGACATGGACCGGGTGCGCCACGGCAAGCTCTCCCCCGTGTTCTTCGGCTCCGCTCTCACGAACTTTGGCGTGGAGCCCTTTTTGGAGGACTTCCTGCGCATGACCACGCCGCCCCTGCCCCGCACGGCGGGCGAGCAGTTGGTGGACTCCACGGACGACGATTTCTCCGCCTTTGTGTTCAAGATTCAGGCCAATATGAACAAGGCCCACCGGGACCGCATCGCCTTCATGCGCTTGGTCTCCGGCCGGTTCGACGCCGACAAGGAGGTCTATCACGTCCAGGGCGGCAAAAAGCTCAAGCTCTCCCGGCCCCAGCAGCTCATGGCCGCCGAGCGGGAGATCATCGAAGAGGCCTACGCCGGGGATATCATCGGCGTGTTCGACCCGGGCATCTTCTCCATCGGAGATACCCTGTGCGCCCCGGGCCGGAAGTTTCGCTTCGACCCCATCCCCACCTTCGCCCCGGAGCACTTCCGCCGGGTGCGGCCGCTGGACACCATGAAACGCAAGCAGTTCCTCAAGGGGATGGAGCAGATCGCCCAGGAGGGCGCCATCCAGATCTTCAAGACCCCCTACACCGGCATGGAGGAGGTCATCGTGGGCGTGGTGGGCACCCTGCAGTTCGACGTGCTGGAGTACCGGCTGAAAAACGAGTACGGCGTGGACCTCTATATGGAGGGCCTGCCCTACGAGTATCTGCGCTGGATCGACCACGACGGGGACGAGCCGCTGAAGGAGGAGGACCTGATTCTGGGCACCGACGTGAAGCTGGTGGAGGATTATAAGGGACGTCAGCTTCTGCTCTTCGCCTCCCAGTGGTCCATCAACTGGGTGGCGGACAAGAACAAGGCCTTGACCCTCACCGAATTCGGCGGGACAAGGGAGTGA
- a CDS encoding sugar O-acetyltransferase, producing the protein MTQRERMLSGGLYSAADPELFRLRQEARRLTRLYNQTAEDQPEERRRLLEALLGGVGENAFLEPPFRCDYGGNITVGRDFYANYDCIILDVCPVTIGNRVLFGPRVGLYGAGHPLDPEVRAGGLENGGPITIGDDVWLGGGVVVLPGVTIGAGAVIAAGAVVTRDIPSGVLAAGVPCRVLRPLNERDRTYWRGLQKV; encoded by the coding sequence ATGACCCAGCGGGAGCGCATGCTGTCCGGCGGGCTCTACTCCGCCGCCGACCCGGAGCTTTTCCGGTTGCGGCAGGAGGCGCGGCGGCTGACCCGGCTTTACAACCAGACCGCCGAGGACCAGCCGGAGGAGCGCCGCCGCCTGCTGGAGGCGCTGCTGGGCGGCGTGGGGGAGAACGCCTTCCTCGAGCCCCCCTTCCGCTGTGACTACGGCGGCAACATCACGGTGGGGCGGGATTTTTACGCCAACTACGACTGCATCATCCTGGATGTATGTCCGGTCACCATCGGCAACCGGGTGCTGTTTGGTCCCCGGGTGGGGCTCTACGGCGCGGGGCACCCCCTGGACCCGGAGGTCCGGGCCGGCGGGCTGGAAAACGGCGGTCCCATCACCATTGGCGACGACGTCTGGCTGGGCGGCGGCGTGGTAGTCCTCCCCGGCGTCACCATTGGGGCGGGTGCGGTGATCGCCGCCGGTGCGGTGGTCACCCGCGATATTCCCTCCGGCGTTCTGGCGGCGGGCGTCCCCTGCCGGGTTCTGCGGCCCTTGAACGAGCGGGACCGCACTTACTGGCGCGGCCTCCAGAAGGTCTAG
- a CDS encoding cell wall hydrolase, translated as MTDLELLARIIQCEAGGEGEQGMKAVACVVMNRVNVSYGEYGRLEPTIRAVIYQPGQFDCARETIRGQYNAQNIYNMSVEEIHYDIANWAIAGNRLTNLGFALWYFNPFVPSCRPNFPSRVGEFVVRIGNHCFYNPTEAYADT; from the coding sequence ATGACAGATCTGGAACTTTTGGCCCGCATCATCCAGTGCGAGGCCGGAGGCGAGGGCGAACAGGGCATGAAAGCGGTGGCCTGCGTGGTGATGAACCGGGTCAACGTGAGCTACGGCGAATACGGGCGGCTGGAGCCCACCATCCGGGCCGTCATCTACCAGCCCGGCCAGTTCGACTGCGCCCGGGAGACCATTCGGGGACAGTACAATGCCCAAAACATCTACAACATGTCGGTGGAGGAGATCCACTACGACATCGCCAACTGGGCCATAGCGGGAAACCGGCTGACCAACCTAGGCTTTGCCCTGTGGTACTTCAATCCCTTTGTCCCAAGCTGCCGCCCGAACTTTCCCTCCCGGGTGGGGGAGTTTGTGGTGCGCATCGGCAACCACTGTTTTTACAATCCCACCGAGGCTTACGCCGATACATAA